A single region of the Streptomyces virginiae genome encodes:
- a CDS encoding SpoIIE family protein phosphatase — MSEIPGFGERQGPLDMSRAATAVLDGAGRVVGWSPAAAELLGYGASEVLGRKFADLVTDAAAPEFSPGMRHVIRLRHRDGHSERAAVVVLALSLGGEKPDGDGGSSLSGVVGTRPARLLAMAEAGETEQWNALQSMLRGLATRSPIGLAIYDTRLRVVWTNAALYEEMGPADYAGFGPDDMVTHGVIVSPGMPDTLEEVIGEVLTTGQPVIELYYRGRPPSTPDRDRIWSCSYYRLEDPAGSPLGVCEETVDITERYLAQQRLDLLVRAGRSVGTTLDTRRTAREFAAVTTPWFADAVTVDLLETVLHSDRSRPGAVPEIRMVRLWPHEEPPAVSTITADDCPATVRPVHEPGLLTVPLRTEGTDLGIVSFVWEHRTDPLDEGELAVASELVARLSVCIDNARRYAREHAAALVLQRSLLPRLLPQLSAVELAYRYLPADSRAGVGGDWFDVIPLSGTRVGLVVGDVVGHGLSAAATMGRLRTSVRVLARMDLAPDELLARLDDLVTQGGNERAAVRIEGEELPEDEALGVTCLYAVYDPVSGTCTMARAGHPLPAVVDPDDGTVTFPELPSAPPLGLGGLPFESAELAIPPGGLLALFTDGLVQGRDRDVDEQLAALSAVLSHSTGTLDDLCDEVVGTLLPGPAEDDAALLLVRTRLLGQQQVAVWELTADRQAAGRARAGASDQVRAWGLDDLVFTTELVVSELVTNAIRYAGAGPIQLRLIRDKTLICEVSDSGHTSPHMRHAAGDDEGGRGLFIVAQITQQWGTRYTATGKIIWAEQAMPSVRRPTAFPS, encoded by the coding sequence GCGGCGCCGGAATTCTCGCCAGGCATGCGGCACGTGATCCGGCTGCGTCACCGGGACGGGCACAGCGAGCGGGCGGCGGTGGTCGTCCTCGCCCTGTCGCTCGGTGGCGAGAAGCCGGACGGTGACGGCGGCAGTAGTCTCAGCGGTGTCGTCGGGACGCGACCGGCGCGCCTGCTCGCCATGGCCGAGGCCGGCGAGACCGAGCAGTGGAACGCCCTGCAGTCGATGCTGCGTGGGCTGGCCACCCGGTCGCCCATCGGCCTGGCCATCTACGACACCCGGCTCCGCGTGGTGTGGACGAACGCCGCTCTCTACGAGGAGATGGGGCCCGCCGACTACGCCGGCTTCGGCCCGGACGACATGGTCACGCACGGCGTGATCGTCTCCCCCGGCATGCCCGACACGCTGGAGGAGGTCATCGGCGAGGTGCTCACGACCGGTCAGCCCGTGATCGAGCTGTACTACCGGGGCCGCCCACCATCCACGCCAGACCGCGACCGGATCTGGTCATGCTCATACTACCGGCTGGAGGACCCGGCAGGATCACCGCTGGGCGTATGCGAGGAGACGGTCGACATCACCGAGCGCTACCTCGCCCAACAGCGCCTAGACCTCCTGGTCCGGGCCGGCCGGAGTGTGGGTACGACGCTTGACACGAGGCGCACGGCCCGCGAGTTCGCCGCCGTGACGACCCCGTGGTTCGCCGATGCAGTCACGGTGGACCTGTTGGAGACGGTCCTCCACAGCGACCGGTCACGCCCCGGTGCCGTGCCCGAAATCCGGATGGTGCGGCTATGGCCCCACGAGGAGCCCCCAGCCGTCTCCACCATCACCGCCGATGACTGCCCGGCCACGGTACGGCCCGTTCATGAACCGGGCCTGCTGACCGTACCGCTCCGCACCGAAGGAACCGACCTCGGCATCGTGTCCTTCGTCTGGGAACACCGCACCGACCCTCTCGATGAGGGGGAACTGGCCGTGGCCAGCGAACTCGTCGCGCGGTTGTCAGTCTGCATAGACAATGCCCGCCGGTATGCCCGCGAGCACGCCGCCGCCCTCGTGCTGCAGCGCAGCCTGCTGCCTAGACTGCTTCCGCAGCTGTCCGCGGTGGAGCTCGCGTACCGCTATCTGCCTGCCGACAGCCGCGCGGGTGTGGGCGGCGACTGGTTCGACGTGATCCCCCTGTCCGGAACCCGGGTGGGACTGGTCGTGGGGGACGTGGTCGGGCACGGTCTGAGCGCCGCCGCCACCATGGGCCGGCTGCGCACCAGCGTGCGAGTGCTGGCCCGGATGGACCTCGCCCCCGATGAACTCCTCGCCCGCCTCGACGACCTCGTCACCCAGGGCGGCAACGAACGGGCCGCGGTGCGCATCGAGGGCGAGGAACTCCCGGAAGACGAGGCCCTCGGGGTCACCTGCCTCTACGCCGTGTACGACCCGGTGTCCGGAACGTGCACGATGGCGCGGGCCGGGCACCCGCTGCCTGCCGTCGTCGACCCGGACGATGGCACGGTGACCTTTCCCGAGCTGCCGTCGGCTCCGCCGCTGGGGCTGGGCGGCCTGCCCTTCGAGTCTGCGGAACTGGCCATTCCACCAGGCGGTCTGCTCGCCCTGTTCACCGACGGCCTCGTGCAAGGTCGTGACCGCGATGTCGACGAGCAACTTGCCGCCCTGAGTGCGGTCCTGAGCCACTCGACGGGGACCCTGGACGACCTGTGTGACGAGGTGGTCGGGACTCTGCTGCCCGGCCCGGCAGAAGATGACGCGGCGCTGCTCTTGGTCCGCACCCGTCTCCTCGGCCAGCAACAGGTAGCCGTCTGGGAGCTGACCGCAGACCGTCAGGCCGCTGGCCGGGCCCGGGCTGGGGCATCTGACCAGGTCCGCGCCTGGGGACTCGACGACCTGGTCTTCACGACCGAACTCGTGGTCAGCGAACTGGTCACTAACGCCATTCGCTATGCCGGGGCCGGCCCCATCCAGCTGCGTCTCATCCGCGACAAGACACTCATCTGCGAGGTGTCCGACAGCGGCCACACTTCCCCGCACATGCGGCACGCCGCCGGTGACGACGAGGGCGGCCGGGGCCTGTTCATCGTGGCGCAAATAACCCAACAGTGGGGCACCCGCTACACGGCCACGGGAAAAATCATCTGGGCCGAGCAGGCGATGCCTTCGGTGAGGCGGCCGACTGCCTTCCCCTCGTAG
- a CDS encoding APC family permease encodes MSTHKGLQANVLGTFDSVVMAVAGSAPAYSLAATTAVLVGTVGFAAPAALLYCAIPMFGIAWAFNYLGKLDINAGASYSWVARALHPSLGFLSGWALVVSATIFMVAGSLPAGSMTLSLFAPDLAENTALATVVGAMWFLVMLVVVLKGARLTVHAQLIMSGIELLILLAFAVAALFHDNAVQYFSWSWLGFSHFDGVQGFAAGALIAAFYYWGWDVTSNLSEETRNSRKTSGLAGLVGLAVVFVLFEVFTISVNLLLTAEEIEANSANVLALLGERLWPGWGGKLLIVAVMLSTIATLETTLIQVTRSLFAMGRDRTMPAALGASHPRYRTPWVALVVVGAVALGLFVASNALGSVGDILESAVAAIGLQIAVYYGLSGVAVVVAYRKVLLKNPANFIFGGLWPLTGALFLFWVFVESLGALDATAIWIGIGGLAVGLVPMFVYRQSPYYRPDRLDAAKTERIKQEYEGLEPVSASSADNTIATDF; translated from the coding sequence CGGCACTGTCGGTTTCGCCGCCCCTGCCGCGTTGCTCTACTGCGCGATACCCATGTTCGGCATCGCCTGGGCGTTCAACTACCTGGGCAAGCTCGACATCAACGCCGGCGCCAGCTACTCATGGGTGGCCCGTGCCCTCCATCCCTCCCTCGGCTTCCTCAGCGGCTGGGCGCTGGTGGTCTCGGCCACGATCTTCATGGTCGCGGGCTCTCTGCCGGCCGGCAGCATGACACTGTCCCTGTTCGCCCCGGACCTGGCCGAGAACACCGCGCTGGCGACCGTGGTCGGCGCGATGTGGTTCCTGGTGATGCTCGTCGTCGTGCTCAAGGGAGCGCGACTGACGGTCCACGCCCAGCTGATCATGTCTGGCATCGAGCTGCTCATACTGCTCGCCTTCGCCGTGGCGGCCTTGTTCCATGACAATGCGGTTCAGTACTTCTCCTGGTCCTGGCTGGGCTTCAGCCACTTCGATGGCGTCCAGGGCTTCGCAGCCGGAGCGTTGATCGCGGCGTTCTACTACTGGGGCTGGGACGTCACCAGCAACCTCAGCGAGGAGACTCGCAACAGCCGCAAGACGTCAGGGCTGGCCGGCTTGGTTGGCCTCGCCGTCGTCTTCGTCCTGTTCGAGGTCTTCACGATCTCTGTGAACCTGCTGCTCACCGCCGAGGAGATCGAGGCCAACAGCGCCAACGTCCTGGCGCTGCTCGGCGAGCGTCTCTGGCCCGGCTGGGGCGGCAAACTGTTGATCGTCGCCGTCATGCTGTCCACGATTGCCACCCTGGAGACCACCCTCATCCAGGTGACCCGCTCCCTGTTCGCGATGGGCCGCGACCGCACCATGCCGGCCGCCCTCGGCGCCTCTCACCCCCGCTACCGGACACCCTGGGTCGCGCTGGTGGTTGTCGGTGCGGTCGCCCTCGGGCTCTTTGTGGCGTCCAATGCGCTGGGCTCGGTCGGCGACATCCTGGAGAGCGCTGTGGCCGCCATCGGACTCCAGATCGCCGTCTACTACGGGCTGTCCGGAGTTGCGGTCGTCGTCGCCTACCGCAAAGTGCTGCTGAAGAACCCGGCGAACTTCATCTTCGGCGGGCTGTGGCCGCTGACCGGGGCGCTGTTCCTGTTCTGGGTGTTCGTCGAGTCGCTGGGCGCACTCGATGCCACCGCCATCTGGATCGGCATCGGCGGTCTCGCCGTGGGCCTGGTGCCGATGTTCGTGTACCGGCAGAGCCCCTACTACCGTCCGGATCGGCTCGACGCCGCAAAGACCGAGCGAATCAAACAAGAGTACGAAGGCCTGGAACCCGTGTCTGCCTCGTCCGCTGACAACACCATAGCCACGGACTTCTGA